Proteins from one Pseudoliparis swirei isolate HS2019 ecotype Mariana Trench chromosome 22, NWPU_hadal_v1, whole genome shotgun sequence genomic window:
- the apoc2 gene encoding apolipoprotein C-II yields MTKLLVVTVLVALLALSAESFRMPRAVEEEQGTLTKISGSIKSYFDNAVNTASGYLEDIRGMKLEEKAANLYTDTTTVVSTYAGIVHDQLYHLFYQN; encoded by the exons ATGACGAAGCTGCTGGTCGTTACTGTGCTGGTTGCACTCCTCGCTCTCA GCGCTGAAAGCTTCCGTATGCCGAGGGCCGTCGAGGAGGAGCAGGGCACGCTGACCAAGATATCAGGCTCCATCAAGTCCTACTTTGACAACGCCGTCAACACGGCCAGTGGATACCTGGAGGACATCAGGGGCATGAAGCTGGAGGAGAAGGCAGC GAACCTTTACACCGATACCACCACAGTCGTGAGCACCTACGCTGGCATTGTACACGATCAGTTGTATCACCTCTTTTACCAGAATTAA